The Nomia melanderi isolate GNS246 chromosome 13, iyNomMela1, whole genome shotgun sequence sequence cctcctcctcttgctCATCTTCTTCTTCACCAGTGCTTTCtggtttctcttctttcttttttggtCTTCCGCGACCCCTTCCTGAAGGGACTTTGGGAGATCCTTGCTGcaagttaaataatattcgaCAATATAGATGATCTGTCAATGTGAAAAACAaacgataaagaaataaaatttagttGGTTACACTATACCTTTTTTTTGTGAGAACCTTTTGGTCGTCCCCTGGCCTTTTTCACAGGTGTGGGAGATGCATCATCCTCATTATCAGATTTCGCAGCACGCATGGCATTATTTTTGTCTAGGGCAGGTCTCCCCCTCTTCTTCGGTTCCTTGACTGCATTTTTATCTGTTTTCGAAGGCCTGCCTCGCTTCTTCTTTTGTTCTTCGACGATGGATGAGTTTTCATCTGACATTTTTATTGCTTTATGCcactgtaaaagaaaaaaaacatttcttttaactGTACAAACATTAATAACAGAATGGAATATCAATGATGAGTACATAATATCTTTGGAATTATTTGGCTAGGAAAAATAAGGTATAATTTCAAACCACA is a genomic window containing:
- the D1 gene encoding D1 chromosomal protein, yielding MSDENSSIVEEQKKKRGRPSKTDKNAVKEPKKRGRPALDKNNAMRAAKSDNEDDASPTPVKKARGRPKGSHKKKQGSPKVPSGRGRGRPKKKEEKPESTGEEEDEQEEEEEEEEEN